The following proteins come from a genomic window of Daphnia carinata strain CSIRO-1 chromosome 8, CSIRO_AGI_Dcar_HiC_V3, whole genome shotgun sequence:
- the LOC130704087 gene encoding uncharacterized protein LOC130704087, whose translation MNKHLITILLIVGISSPCFRLYGGAMTISGIHIAKSTLEDYVKQCWQDFVDLMDNGVPGLNIPTFDPWFANNSFPFRMQDGESALRADVNATNVTSLGFSSVQVPVVYETSESHYNVSLSLPDLKISGLYTIIGSHHYFYPIVGNGPFDMTLLDVSSNGTTSVLFDGTVYSLTKVVLTPLIYGSATSEFYGLSISDAGSTSDTYIEIVHQMTELLWSHIEEELRMQLSDSITQYLNDQLLDFQPSSMLYQP comes from the exons ATGAACAAGCATTTGATAACGATATTACTCATTGTAGGGATATCTAGTCCCTGCTTTCGTCTTTATGGAGGAGCCa TGACGATTTCTGGGATACACATTGCAAAAAGCACGTTGGAGGATTACGTGAAACAA TGCTGGCAAGATTTTGTTGATCTAATGGACAATGGAGTTCCCGGGCTGAACATCCCGACTTTCGACCCATGGTTTGCCAATAACAGCTTCCCATTCCGCATGCAAGATGGCGAAAGTGCCCTCCGGGCAGATGTCAATGCGAC GAATGTTACATCCCTCGGCTTTTCTTCGGTGCAGGTACCGGTGGTCTATGAAACATCTGAGTCGCATTACAATGTGTCTTTATCACTTCCTGATTTGAAAATAAGCGGACTTTACACCATTATTGGCAGTCATCACTATTTTTATCCCATTGTCGGAAATGGGCCATTTGATATGACTTTGCTGGATGTGTCGTCAAATGGGACGACATCTGTCCTTTTCGACG gtACTGTGTATAGTTTGACCAAAGTGGTGCTGACCCCACTGATATACGGTTCTGCAACTTCTGAATTCTACGGTCTTTCC ATTTCTGACGCGGGTAGTACATCCGATACTTACATTGAGATCGTCCACCAAATGACCGAGCTTTTGTGGTCCCATATTGAAGAGGAACTTCGGATGCAATTAAGCGATTCGATTACTCAATACCTGAATGACCAGCTCTTG GATTTTCAACCTAGCAGTATGCTTTACCAGCCCTGA
- the LOC130704088 gene encoding eukaryotic translation initiation factor 6-like, with product MAVRVQFENNNEVGVFAKLTNNYCLVAIGGSENFYSVFESELSDTVPVIHTSVAGCRIIGRLTVANRHGILVPNSTTDQELQHIRNSLPDSVKIQRVEERLSALGNVIACNDYVALVHPDLDKETEEVLADTLNVEVFRHTIAGSVLTGSYCAFSNQGGIVHPKTTVADQDELSSLLQVPLVAGTVNRGSDVIGAGLVVNDWSAFCGFDTTATEISVIENVFRLNEANQPSVITTDMRESLIETLT from the exons ATGGCGGTTCGTgttcaatttgaaaataataatgaagtcGGTGTTTTTGCAaagctgacaaataattactGCTTGGTAGCTATAGGTGGATCGGAAAATTTTTACAG TGTCTTTGAATCAGAATTGTCTGATACAGTCCCAGTTATCCATACATCAGTTGCCGGGTGCAGAATAATTGGACGGTTGACAGTTG CCAACAGGCATGGTATACTTGTGCCAAACAGCACTACAGACCAGGAATTACAACACATTCGAAATTCCTTACCAGATTCCGTCAAGATCCAGCGTGTTGAAGAACGCCTCTCAGCTTTAGGAAAT GTTATTGCGTGCAATGACTATGTTGCCTTAGTTCATCCTGATTTGGACAAAGAAACTGAGGAAGTGCTTGCAGACACATTGAATGTGGAAGTTTTCCGTCATACAATTGCAGGCTCTGTACTTACAGGGTCGTATTGTGCCTTCTCTAACCAGGGAGGTATTGTTCATCCAAAAACTACTGTAGCAGACCAAGATGAGCTCAGTTCTCTTCTGCAGGTGCCTCTAGTG gcaGGAACAGTTAACAGAGGTAGCGATGTAATCGGTGCCGGCTTAGTAGTAAATGATTGGTCAGCTTTTTGCGGATTCGATACGACAGCTACCGAGATCTCTGTCATCGAAAACGTTTTCCGTTTGAATGAAGCCAATCAACCGAGCGTCATTACTACAGATATGAGGGAATCGCTAATCGAAAC GCTGACGTAG
- the LOC130704086 gene encoding mitochondrial chaperone BCS1-like → MTIADYISSLTSNPYFGAGFGLFGVGAGAALLRKGWQGTLILFRRHYIMTLEVPCRDKSYQWMLQWITTRGAVQTQHLSVATEFSQSESGKVSTSYHFIPSVGVHLFKYKNNWIRVERTREQHTLDLHMGVPWETVTLTALGKNKKMFTDMLEEARLVALKQTEGRTILYTALGSEWRQFGAPRKRRPLESVVLDVGVAERIVQDLVDFIGNPQWYSQRGVPYRRGYLLHGPPGCGKSSFITALAGKLECVVCVLNLSEKGLTDDRLNHLMNTAPVQSIILLEDIDAAFVSRDESKSVKSAYDGANRVTLSGLLNCLDGVTSTEARVLFMTTNYLDRLDPALIRPGRVDVQEFIGYCSEFQLANMFRKFYPEAHELLVERFVQAAKSLDKNLSPASVQGHFMFHKTSPEDAIVNLHKLR, encoded by the exons ATGACTATAGCTGATTACATATCTTCTTTGACTAGTAATCCATATTTTGGGGCTGGTTTTGGATTATTTGGTGTTGGTGCGGGTGCTGCATTACTTCGAAAAGGGTGGCAAGGAACTCTCATTCTCTTTCGGAGGCATTATATAATGACTTTGGAAG TACCATGTAGAGACAAGAGCTACCAGTGGATGTTACAATGGATTACCACACGTGGAGCTGTGCAAACACAGCATCTGAGTGTAGCAACCGAATTTTCCCAGTCTGAATCTGGAAAAGTTTCTACATCTTATCACTTTATTCCTAGTGTTGGTGTACACCTCTTCAA GTATAAAAATAATTGGATAAGAGTTGAAAGAACACGAGAACAACACACTTTAGATTTACACATGGGTGTGCCGTGGGAGACAGTCACACTGACAGCattaggaaaaaataaaaaaatgtttacagaTATGTTAGAAGAAG CTAGGTTGGTAGcattgaaacaaacagaaggAAGAACTATACTGTACACCGCCTTGGGATCTGAATGGAGACAGTTTGGAGCACCTCGGAAACGCCGCCCACTAGAATCCGTTGTCCTCGACGTCGGAGTGGCCGAGCGAATAGTGCAGGATCTAGTTGATTTCATTGGCAACCCGCAATGGTATTCTCAAAGAG GAGTTCCGTATCGCCGAGGGTATTTGCTTCATGGTCCTCCAG GTTGCGGTAAATCTTCATTTATTACCGCATTGGCTGGAAAATTGGAGTGCGTAGTTTGCGTTCTGAACCTTAGCGAAAAAGGCCTGACG GATGACCGTTTAAATCATTTGATGAATACAGCGCCGGTGCAAAGTATTATTTTATTAGAAGATATCGACGCGGCCTTTGTAAGCAGAGATGAATCGAAATCAG TGAAGAGTGCGTATGACGGTGCCAACCGCGTTACACTCAGCGGGCTTTTAAATTGCTTGGATGGTGTAACGTCGACGGAAGCGAGGGTCCTTTTCATGACCACCAATTACCTGGATCGGCTTGATCCAGCTCTTATTCGGCCGGGAAGAGTCGACGTCCAAGAATTCATCGGATACTGTTCCGAATTCCAGCTCG CCAACATGTTCAGGAAATTCTATCCTGAAGCGCACGAATTGCTCGTGGAGCGATTCGTCCAAGCTGCTAAAAGTCTTGACAAAAATTTAAGCCCCGCATCAGTTCAGGGACACTTTATGTTTCATAAAACTAGTCCCGAAGACGCCATCGTTAACCTGCACAAGTTACGATAG
- the LOC130704084 gene encoding LOW QUALITY PROTEIN: integrator complex subunit 4-like (The sequence of the model RefSeq protein was modified relative to this genomic sequence to represent the inferred CDS: substituted 1 base at 1 genomic stop codon) produces MAVLKKRALAEYSQVVQEEACSKPLQLMKKPRLSSVQLEDELVTDTLERLETNDDLVAYLNHIQRKLPFHADDKVVLMRKLIETYHRSEQSHIRLKIIGILGDFRKISKFDIQLIINEVIKLLSMETSHKVCASMISVLSKLGNLLACDSPLLNKIINIGTQLLNNSSHLVKCHCLSLLGGLSNTTTLQGENVKHICKFTKSQDPRVRTAAYDALLRLHDRGQKLELCVYADVCTALQDDNENVRQSAMRIVWVLSHTYPESCVMIPGCQDEVHLVDDAFAKICQAIGDLSVNVRTLAAELLGSMVNVNPHFLEQTLDKKLMSDMRRKRSAHERHWETVTSGEWASGTRWADDKPRENLDAESVSLIHSGACGAFVHGLEDEFMEVRSASLDSLCQLALSNPRFATLSLDFLVDMFNDEIEEVRLKAIDCMTKISHLIVLREDQLEIILGVLEDSNVEIREGLHRMLGACRLSTKACLKLCVQALLDNLKRYPXDKRSIWRCLQSLGSSHPNLTLLLVPELLTVHPFFDMPEADVEDPSYVCVLLLVFNAAQFCPQILSLFEEHIRRHYRYLRDTISNFVPRLQLAGVEEMETQVEFDTNTNYFLQNVMSRLNQPTSANQIKVWDAACHDLIRLAQIDNNLAHGVELLATQLECHILIAKVMNSPAWIDSSSLNAQDGDVVKNLIDQLQRCSLRLQYMFSNLSTEEKLLIQSTRLQAMAIQLVYIVRASNTSALALSDHFVSRVEALKGYGNLPSFAGCIVKEITRLDDTKPGVLSRILLPILQAHMYVAPFCLPAKAFKVNAEILEPTGESDNPQKFLAGFVLGVVLDAEIQCLAHPEYLRVRVKYPDLNAQLIIPQESHLKRIKQYAQTELSENVTVIPEHRLRTSVLVSHQVWTESSHIELSLVLDVMDPEVPSALKRWRGFSEDSFIIELCKPVRVLVSPKPIKRGI; encoded by the exons ATGGCGGTACTGAAAAAAAGAGCCTTAGCGGAGTACAGCCAAGTTGTACAG GAAGAAGCATGTAGCAAGCCATTACAGCTTATGAAGAAACCTCGTCTCTCGAGTGTACAACTGGAAGACGAACTTGTGACTGATACTTTAGAAAGACTAGAAACTAATGATGACTTAGTGGCTTACTTAAATCATATCCAGAGAAAACTTCCCTTCCAT GCTGATGACAAAGTTGTTCTCATGAGAAAATTGATAGAGACATATCACCGTAGTGAGCAGTCACATATACGGTTGAAAATTATTGGGATACTAGGAGATTTCAGAAAAATTTCCAAATTTGATATACAG TTAATTATAAATGAAGTAATCAAACTTCTTTCCATGGAAACATCCCACAAAGTTTGTGCTTCAATGATCAGTGTGTTATCAAAGCTGGGAAATTTGCTTGCTTGTGATAGCCCACTGCTAAATAAAATTATCAACATTGGGACACAA TTACTTAACAATTCCAGTCATCTGGTAAAATGCCATTGCCTTTCCCTACTTGGTGGGCTGTCAAATACTACCACTCTCCAAGGTGAAAATGTGAAACATATCTGCAAGTTTACGAAATCTCAGGATCCAAGAGTACGTACGGCTGCCTATGATGCATTG CTTCGTTTGCACGACCGCGGACAAAAATTAGAGCTGTGTGTGTACGCTGATGTGTGCACTGCTCTACAAGACGACAATGAAAACGTAAGGCAATCTGCAATGCGTATTGTCTGGGTATTATCTCATACGTACCCGGAGAG CTGTGTTATGATCCCTGGGTGTCAAGATGAGGTCCATTTAGTTGATGACGCGTTTGCCAAGATTTGTCAAGCTATAGGTGACCTTTCGGTTAATGTAAGAACATTAGCTGCTGAACTACTAGGATCCATGGTCAATGTCAATCCCCATTTCCTGGAGCAAACATTAGACAAAAAGTTGATGTCTGATATGAGA CGCAAACGCTCTGCTCATGAAAGACATTGGGAAACAGTCACATCAGGGGAATGGGCAAGTGGCACTCGCTGGGCTGACGATAAGCCACGCGAAAATTTAGATGCCGAATCTGTATCTCTTATACATAGTGGGGCTTGTGGAGCATTTGTTCACGGTCTTGAAGACGAATTTATGG AAGTGCGCAGCGCTTCCCTCGACTCACTCTGTCAGTTGGCGCTTTCCAATCCAAGATTTGCAACGCTTTCTTTGGATTTCCTTGTCGA CATGTTCAACGACGAGATTGAAGAAGTTCGTCTGAAAGCCATAGACTGTATGACTAAAATAAGTCACCTTATTGTGTTGCGTGAAGATCAATTAGAAATTATATTAGGAGTCCTAGAG GATTCCAATGTTGAAATCCGCGAAGGGTTGCATCGAATGCTTGGAGCGTGTCGCCTATCAACAAAGGCTTGTCTCAAACTTTGTGTCCAGGCTTTACTTGATAACCTTAAGCGTTATCCTTAA GATAAACGATCGATCTGGCGTTGTCTTCAATCGCTCGGATCCAGTCATCCGAATTTGACACTTCTACTGGTTCCCGAATTGTTAACTGTCCATCCTTTTTTTGACATGCCAGAAGCTGACGTGGAAGATCCATCAT aCGTTTGCGTGTTGTTGCTCGTGTTCAATGCCGCCCAGTTCTGTCCCCAAATTCTTAGTTTGTTTGAGGAACATATTCGCAGACATTATCGTTACCTCCGCGACACAATTTCGAATTTTGTGCCACGTCTTCAG CTCGCTGGagtagaagaaatggaaacACAGGTGGAATTTGATACGAACACCAactattttcttcaaaatgttATGTCACGCTTGAACCAGCCAACCAGTGCAAATCAGATCAAAGTATGGGATGCTGCTTGTCATGATTTGATTCGCTTGGCTCAAATCGACAACAATTTGGCGCACGGCGTTGAACTTTTAGCCACGCAGTTGGAGTGTCATATCTTGATTGCAAAGGTGATGAATAGTCCAGCTTGGATTGACTCTTCAAGCCTTAATGCACAGGATGGTGATGTGGTAAAAAATCTGATTGATCAGTTACAACGGTGTAGTCTTAG GCTACAGTATATGTTCAGCAATCTATCGACTGAAGAAAAGCTCCTTATTCAAAGCACACGTTTACAAGCAATGGCGATTCAATTGGTCTATATTGTTCGAGCTAGTAATACGTCTGCGTTGGCTTTATCGGACCATTTTGTTTCTAGAGTTGAAGCATTGAAAGG GTATGGAAATTTGCCCTCTTTCGCTGGGTGCATTGTCAAGGAAATAACGCGCTTAGATGACACGAAACCTGGCGTATTATCAAGAATCTTGCTCCCCATTCTTCAGGCACATATGTATGTTGCCCCGTTTTGCCTTCCTGCTAAG GCCTTTAAAGTGAATGCTGAAATTTTAGAGCCGACTGGGGAGTCCGATAATCCCCAGAAATTTCTGGCGGGTTTCGTATTAGGGGTGGTTTTAGATGCCGAAATTCAATGTCTCGCTCATCCAGAATATTTGCGAGTTCGGGTGAAATATCCCGATCTTAATGCCCAGTTAATCATACCGCAAGAGTCACATCTGAAAAGGATCAAACAGTATGCTCAAACCGAACTCAGCGAAAACGTTACAGTTATTCCTGAACATCGTCTGCGAACATCGGTTCTAGTGTCACACCAGGTGTGGACAGAATCATCGCATATTGAGCTTTCTTTGGTTTTGGATGTTATGGATCCGGAGGTTCCTTCTGCATTGAAAAGGTGGCGAGGTTTTTCGGAagattcatttattattgaacTTTGTAAACCTGTGCGAGTACTTGTATCTCCCAAACCAATCAAACGAGGAATATAA